A DNA window from Carnobacterium funditum DSM 5970 contains the following coding sequences:
- a CDS encoding ABC transporter ATP-binding protein produces MAEQKQTAFSTRESGRILLTLMRFAKPHKFLFIISFVFLALSSAIAAYLPIIIQRYIDTYLTNGTATMDITIRVVTFYGVLTVLKAVFSYGKDFLFNTASERTVGNIRNRLYEKVGSLGMRYFDQTPAGTVVSRVTNDTETIKEFWTVFLNMSNGLFSVISITIAMFALNWRMALVFLFFIPFIIWMAGVYRKKSTLVYSRMRSVLSQLNASLSESISGMSIIQKYHQEDNFIEEFDEINQEYVASRRSMYSMNALLLAPAINVIESIALVAVLLIFGYQDWSQNAVDIGLVYAFTAYSRSFFQPISQMMNSLSSLQDGIVAGHRVQELLKSDELAPQSTKEEKGQITNGHIQVSNLNFSYDGEKQVLRNISFEVKPGQTVALVGQTGSGKSSIINVLMRFYEYHEGAITIDGYSLKDMPIEVLRNEMGLVLQDSFLFYGNIADNIRMYNTSYTEEEIKKAAEFVYADDFISEMENGYASKVIERGASLSAGEKQLISFARTILRSPRILILDEATANIDTETEGKIQKGLANMRKNRTSLIIAHRLSTVKDADKILVLNKGEIVEQGSHDELINKKGTYFDMYQLQTYQERTGDY; encoded by the coding sequence ATGGCCGAACAGAAACAAACAGCCTTTTCCACTAGAGAATCAGGTCGGATATTGCTAACCCTGATGCGGTTTGCAAAACCGCATAAATTTCTTTTTATTATTTCTTTTGTGTTCCTGGCACTAAGCTCAGCAATTGCTGCCTATTTACCTATCATTATTCAACGTTACATTGATACGTATCTAACAAATGGTACAGCAACAATGGATATTACTATTCGTGTGGTAACCTTTTATGGAGTATTAACTGTTCTTAAAGCAGTATTTTCTTATGGGAAAGACTTTCTCTTTAATACGGCTTCAGAAAGAACGGTAGGAAACATTCGAAATCGATTATACGAAAAAGTTGGTTCACTGGGAATGAGGTATTTTGACCAAACACCTGCGGGTACAGTTGTTTCTAGAGTGACAAATGACACGGAGACTATTAAAGAGTTTTGGACAGTTTTTTTAAATATGTCTAATGGATTATTTAGTGTTATTTCAATTACGATCGCTATGTTTGCGTTGAATTGGCGTATGGCGTTAGTCTTTCTTTTCTTTATTCCTTTCATTATTTGGATGGCTGGAGTCTATCGAAAGAAAAGTACTCTTGTTTACAGTCGTATGAGAAGTGTATTAAGTCAATTGAATGCTAGTTTAAGCGAATCTATCAGTGGAATGAGTATTATTCAAAAATACCATCAAGAAGATAATTTTATAGAAGAGTTTGACGAAATCAATCAAGAGTATGTGGCCTCTCGTCGTTCGATGTACAGTATGAACGCTTTATTATTAGCACCAGCTATCAATGTGATTGAATCTATCGCTTTAGTAGCCGTCCTGCTCATTTTTGGGTATCAAGATTGGAGTCAAAATGCGGTTGATATTGGATTGGTGTATGCATTTACCGCGTATTCTCGTTCATTCTTTCAACCCATTAGTCAAATGATGAATAGTTTAAGTTCTTTACAAGATGGAATCGTTGCTGGACACCGCGTTCAAGAATTGCTGAAAAGTGATGAACTCGCTCCTCAATCCACAAAAGAAGAAAAGGGCCAGATTACAAATGGACACATTCAAGTAAGCAATTTAAATTTTTCGTATGATGGCGAGAAACAAGTTTTGCGTAACATCAGCTTTGAAGTGAAACCAGGTCAAACAGTTGCTTTAGTAGGTCAAACTGGATCAGGGAAAAGTTCAATCATCAATGTATTGATGCGCTTTTACGAGTATCATGAAGGAGCGATAACCATCGATGGTTATTCCTTGAAGGATATGCCAATAGAAGTGCTTCGAAATGAAATGGGATTAGTTTTGCAAGATAGTTTCTTGTTTTATGGAAATATTGCGGATAATATCCGTATGTACAATACCTCCTATACTGAAGAAGAAATTAAGAAAGCAGCTGAATTTGTTTATGCAGATGATTTTATATCTGAAATGGAAAATGGCTATGCATCAAAGGTCATTGAACGAGGGGCAAGTTTATCTGCCGGCGAAAAGCAGTTGATTAGTTTTGCTAGAACAATTCTACGTTCTCCGCGTATTCTAATTTTAGATGAAGCGACAGCCAATATTGATACCGAAACAGAAGGTAAAATCCAAAAAGGTTTGGCCAATATGCGTAAAAATCGGACTTCATTAATTATCGCTCATCGATTGTCCACTGTTAAAGATGCCGATAAAATCTTAGTCTTGAACAAGGGTGAAATCGTTGAACAAGGCAGTCATGATGAATTAATCAACAAAAAAGGGACCTACTTTGATATGTATCAATTGCAGACATATCAAGAAAGAACTGGCGATTATTAA
- a CDS encoding YkvA family protein, with the protein MKAIQKKNKRPVGQVEKLILSLFSKKISRKKKLMAAAIVLYIISPFDFIPDFIPLVGYADDVILPILLMITDKLLSENKESTRNQPIKEAEKI; encoded by the coding sequence ATGAAAGCAATTCAAAAAAAAAATAAAAGACCCGTGGGACAAGTGGAAAAATTGATTCTTTCGCTTTTCAGTAAAAAAATAAGTAGGAAAAAGAAACTAATGGCAGCAGCTATAGTCTTATATATCATTAGTCCTTTTGACTTCATTCCAGATTTCATTCCCTTAGTAGGTTATGCGGATGATGTGATTCTTCCAATCTTACTAATGATTACAGATAAGCTACTTTCAGAAAATAAAGAATCAACAAGAAATCAACCCATCAAAGAAGCAGAAAAGATTTAA
- a CDS encoding formate--tetrahydrofolate ligase, giving the protein MTFLSDIEIAKKNTMKPIVEIAEKLGINSDSLDRYGKYKAKLDINELERLKDEPDGKLILVTAMTPTTAGEGKTTTSVGLADALNKQGEKVVVALREPSLGPVFGMKGGAAGGGYAQVVPMEDINLHFTGDFHAIGAANNLLAALIDNHIFHGNALDIDSRRITWKRVVDMNDRQLRYIVDGLNGKANGVPREDGYDITVASEIMAILCLADSLADLKTRIKRVVIGYSITGKQVTAGELKAEGAMTALLKDAIRPNIVQTLEHTPAIIHGGPFANIAHGCNSVLATKTALKYADYVVTEAGFGADLGAEKFIDIKCRNANLEPDAVVLVATIRALKMHGGVKKQQLSEENIEAVKEGLPNLLKHISNIRDVFGLPLVVSINKFPTDTQNESDVVLKACQEINVPAVLSDVWAKGGEGGLEMADKVKELADRENNFKFVYESEDSIEDKLHKITTKVYGGDGVEYSVEAKKELKLLTENGYGHLPICVAKTQYSLSDNKDLLGSPEGFTMTIKNLKVSAGAGFIVALTGAIMTMPGLPKVPAAENIDIDESGEIIGLF; this is encoded by the coding sequence ATGACTTTTTTAAGTGATATCGAAATTGCAAAAAAAAATACAATGAAGCCAATTGTTGAAATAGCAGAAAAATTAGGAATCAATTCAGATTCATTAGATAGGTATGGAAAGTATAAAGCTAAGTTAGACATTAATGAATTGGAAAGATTAAAAGACGAACCAGATGGGAAGTTGATTTTGGTGACAGCGATGACTCCCACAACAGCTGGAGAAGGAAAAACAACGACATCTGTTGGATTAGCCGATGCTTTGAATAAACAAGGAGAAAAAGTGGTTGTTGCATTAAGAGAACCTTCACTTGGACCTGTATTTGGAATGAAAGGCGGAGCTGCTGGTGGCGGTTATGCTCAAGTTGTGCCGATGGAAGACATTAACTTACATTTTACTGGCGATTTCCACGCAATTGGAGCAGCTAACAACTTACTTGCTGCTTTAATAGATAATCATATTTTCCATGGCAATGCTTTGGATATTGATAGCAGAAGAATTACTTGGAAACGAGTTGTTGACATGAATGATCGTCAATTACGTTATATTGTTGATGGCTTAAACGGCAAAGCAAATGGTGTCCCAAGAGAAGACGGATATGATATTACCGTAGCTTCAGAAATCATGGCGATTCTTTGTTTGGCCGATAGCTTAGCCGATTTAAAAACTAGAATTAAACGAGTGGTTATTGGGTATTCAATAACCGGGAAACAAGTTACAGCGGGTGAGCTAAAAGCTGAGGGTGCAATGACGGCCTTATTGAAAGATGCTATTCGTCCTAATATTGTTCAAACATTAGAGCATACACCAGCAATTATTCATGGTGGCCCATTTGCTAACATTGCTCATGGTTGTAATAGTGTACTTGCAACGAAAACAGCTTTGAAATATGCTGATTATGTTGTTACAGAAGCAGGATTTGGTGCGGACTTAGGTGCTGAAAAATTTATTGATATCAAATGCAGGAATGCCAATTTGGAACCAGATGCAGTTGTTTTGGTAGCTACTATTCGGGCATTGAAAATGCATGGTGGCGTAAAAAAACAGCAGCTATCAGAAGAAAATATAGAAGCCGTTAAAGAAGGTTTACCTAATCTATTGAAACACATCAGTAATATTAGAGATGTGTTTGGATTGCCACTAGTCGTTTCAATTAATAAATTCCCAACTGATACACAAAATGAAAGTGATGTAGTATTGAAAGCTTGCCAAGAAATCAATGTACCAGCGGTCTTATCTGACGTATGGGCAAAAGGTGGCGAAGGCGGCTTAGAAATGGCAGATAAGGTCAAAGAATTAGCAGATAGAGAAAACAATTTTAAATTCGTTTATGAATCTGAAGACTCTATCGAAGATAAGTTGCACAAGATCACAACAAAAGTATACGGGGGTGACGGAGTAGAATATTCAGTTGAAGCTAAAAAAGAGTTAAAACTGTTAACTGAAAATGGTTACGGTCACTTGCCTATATGTGTAGCTAAAACACAATACTCTTTATCAGATAATAAAGATTTATTAGGTAGCCCAGAAGGGTTTACAATGACTATCAAAAACTTGAAAGTATCTGCTGGTGCCGGATTTATCGTAGCACTAACAGGAGCCATTATGACAATGCCAGGATTACCAAAAGTTCCTGCAGCCGAAAATATCGATATAGATGAATCTGGTGAGATTATAGGACTCTTTTAA
- a CDS encoding metallophosphoesterase, with translation MFTNRRLTEAYKHARVEYFDENSKYIFFSDVHRGNGSMSDEFARNRNIYHHALKYYYKNGFTYVEAGDGDELLEYPDFKYTKNAHREIFDVIKDFFDENRLIRLYGNHDLLLKNKKYVKENYYTNYDEYNEVFFDFLKGLKPIEALVLRNLETGQEILTVHGHQGDAANDQFAFFTRLSIRYFWKFLHGFGMRNPSSPIKNITKRHKIEKNFNKWIKENKMALICGHTHRFKYPKSADLPYFNSGCCVYPSIITCIELTEGQIQLVRWKIKVNTDGVLAIERDVVRGPDPIETFDIR, from the coding sequence ATGTTTACCAATAGACGCTTAACAGAAGCCTATAAGCATGCTAGAGTGGAATATTTTGATGAGAACTCGAAATACATCTTTTTTAGTGATGTCCATAGAGGAAATGGAAGCATGTCAGATGAATTTGCGCGAAATAGAAATATCTATCATCATGCACTAAAATATTATTACAAAAATGGCTTTACTTATGTTGAAGCAGGCGATGGCGATGAATTGCTAGAGTATCCAGATTTTAAATACACCAAAAATGCGCATCGAGAAATATTTGATGTGATTAAAGATTTTTTTGATGAAAATCGTTTGATACGCCTATATGGCAACCATGATTTGTTATTAAAGAATAAAAAATATGTAAAAGAAAATTATTATACGAATTATGATGAATACAATGAAGTCTTTTTTGATTTTCTTAAAGGATTGAAACCGATAGAAGCCTTGGTATTAAGAAACTTAGAAACGGGACAAGAAATACTAACCGTACACGGCCATCAAGGAGATGCAGCCAATGATCAATTTGCATTTTTCACAAGGCTTTCAATAAGATATTTTTGGAAATTCTTGCACGGATTTGGCATGAGAAACCCATCCAGTCCTATAAAGAACATTACAAAACGACACAAAATTGAAAAAAACTTTAATAAATGGATTAAGGAAAATAAAATGGCCTTAATTTGCGGACATACGCATAGATTTAAATACCCTAAAAGTGCAGATCTTCCTTATTTTAATTCAGGCTGTTGTGTTTATCCCAGTATTATTACGTGTATTGAATTGACTGAAGGACAAATTCAATTGGTAAGATGGAAAATTAAAGTGAATACAGATGGTGTACTGGCAATTGAAAGAGATGTAGTGAGAGGCCCTGATCCAATTGAAACATTTGATATTAGGTAA
- a CDS encoding ArsR/SmtB family transcription factor — protein MDYESYANVMKALSDPKRVKIVEMLSYKALCACDILEQFDFTQPTLSHHIKVLVAAGLVTVEKTGTWHHYSLNENKINQLILDTIKLTSLNRTVIHEEVEKG, from the coding sequence ATGGACTACGAGTCTTATGCAAATGTGATGAAAGCTTTATCTGATCCTAAGCGTGTTAAAATAGTAGAGATGCTTTCTTATAAAGCATTATGTGCTTGCGATATTCTGGAGCAATTTGATTTTACACAGCCTACTTTATCCCATCATATAAAAGTACTTGTAGCTGCGGGTTTAGTGACAGTAGAAAAAACGGGAACTTGGCATCATTATTCTTTAAATGAGAACAAAATAAATCAACTCATATTGGATACGATAAAACTCACTTCACTAAATAGGACTGTCATTCATGAAGAAGTTGAAAAAGGATGA
- a CDS encoding ABC transporter ATP-binding protein — protein sequence MFDTLKKYGWFFKLRWKSYTFGVVALIVCAILQVLNPIIIGNIIDHFIAGTLNWEILLFFVALILIFSLVMYALRYGWRMALFGNSTLIESILRNRLFSFFTRMDAGFFQRYRTGDLMAHATNDLAAIRFVAADGVLTLTDALSLGGITLFSMFFFIDWKLTLLSILPLPILIIVSTYLGKMIHARYRGALQAFSSMNNHVQESVTGMKVLKTFGEEEEDFSAFKEETQKVVDKNQRVYKLKAALSPSIEIIMGSTYVIALLVGGNYVQIGRISIGDLVAFISYIGMMQWPLLAVGGLINTLERGGAAYDRVELLLANKTSIVEAENPYRQSLDGDIDFNIQSFTYPDDVHPALTNVSFQLEKGKMLGVVGRTGSGKSTLYKLLLRDYDQYEGTISYNGIDIKEYALESLKKGIAIVPQENFLFSTTIRENIRFGNPTLSQEKVEKYAHLANIHEDILQFPEGYDTKVGERGVSLSGGQKQRIAIARALAVEPECLILDDSLSAVDAQTEETILSLLKQERRHKTTIISAHRISSIMHADEIIVMEKGKMSERGSHQQLIGIDGWYNDMYHKQQLEKKLDGEGM from the coding sequence ATGTTTGATACGTTAAAAAAATATGGTTGGTTTTTTAAATTACGCTGGAAAAGCTATACTTTTGGTGTAGTTGCTTTAATAGTTTGTGCCATTTTACAAGTTTTGAATCCAATCATTATTGGTAATATTATTGACCACTTTATAGCGGGAACGCTAAATTGGGAAATTTTACTTTTTTTTGTTGCACTAATACTTATTTTTTCATTGGTTATGTATGCTTTACGATACGGTTGGAGGATGGCGTTATTTGGGAATTCAACATTGATCGAGTCCATATTACGTAATCGCTTGTTTTCATTTTTCACACGTATGGATGCTGGTTTTTTTCAAAGATACCGTACAGGAGATTTAATGGCTCATGCAACAAATGATTTAGCAGCGATACGATTCGTTGCTGCCGATGGTGTCTTAACGTTAACGGACGCTTTATCTTTAGGTGGAATAACATTATTTTCAATGTTTTTTTTCATTGATTGGAAGCTGACACTTTTATCTATTTTACCGTTGCCGATTTTAATTATTGTTTCCACTTATTTGGGGAAAATGATTCATGCACGTTACCGTGGCGCTTTACAAGCTTTTTCTTCGATGAATAACCACGTTCAAGAAAGTGTGACAGGCATGAAAGTCCTCAAAACATTTGGTGAAGAAGAAGAAGATTTTTCTGCATTTAAAGAAGAGACACAAAAAGTAGTAGATAAAAATCAACGTGTTTACAAATTAAAAGCAGCTTTAAGTCCAAGTATCGAAATCATTATGGGGTCAACGTATGTAATTGCCTTATTGGTTGGTGGGAATTATGTTCAAATTGGACGCATTTCAATCGGAGATTTAGTGGCTTTTATTAGTTATATTGGCATGATGCAGTGGCCTTTATTAGCTGTAGGTGGGCTTATCAACACACTTGAACGTGGAGGTGCTGCTTATGATAGGGTGGAACTTCTACTAGCAAATAAGACTTCTATTGTGGAAGCGGAAAATCCTTATCGTCAATCTTTAGATGGGGATATTGACTTTAATATTCAATCATTTACTTATCCAGATGATGTGCATCCCGCTTTAACCAATGTTTCTTTTCAATTAGAAAAAGGAAAAATGTTGGGAGTGGTTGGTAGAACAGGTTCTGGTAAGAGCACGCTGTATAAATTATTGCTACGTGATTATGATCAATATGAAGGAACGATTTCATATAATGGTATTGATATAAAAGAGTATGCATTAGAATCATTAAAAAAAGGGATTGCTATTGTTCCGCAAGAAAACTTTTTATTTTCAACAACTATTCGTGAAAATATTCGATTTGGAAATCCGACATTATCTCAAGAAAAAGTAGAAAAGTATGCACACTTAGCTAATATCCATGAAGATATTCTACAATTTCCTGAAGGGTATGATACAAAAGTTGGGGAACGAGGTGTCTCTTTATCTGGCGGACAAAAACAACGAATCGCAATTGCTCGAGCGTTAGCTGTAGAACCAGAATGTTTGATTCTAGACGATTCTTTGTCAGCTGTAGATGCACAAACAGAAGAAACCATTTTAAGTTTATTAAAACAAGAACGACGTCACAAAACAACGATTATTTCTGCTCATCGTATCAGTTCAATCATGCATGCAGATGAAATCATTGTAATGGAAAAAGGTAAGATGAGCGAACGCGGCTCTCATCAACAATTAATTGGAATAGACGGTTGGTATAACGATATGTACCATAAGCAACAGCTTGAGAAAAAATTAGATGGGGAGGGAATGTAA
- a CDS encoding daunorubicin resistance protein DrrA family ABC transporter ATP-binding protein, which produces MNPMIEVKNYTKKYGEFTAVDNVSFNVKEGSIFAFLGPNGAGKSTTINTLVTMMEKTSGTLTIDGKDVSTEKDEVRKAIGVVFQSPTLDEKMTITENLNMHCVFYDIPKKEVKERIHFVLDLVDLLEWKDKIAATLSGGMKRRVEIARALLHYPKVLFLDEPTSGLDPQTRNKMWEYITRLQKEKNITIFLTTHYMDEAEICDHVAIMDNGKIMVDDTPANLKRRYTKDKAIVQVKNSDSFEKELAKEKFTYKKEKEFFYVDVDIDDIQQFLDVIQEFKNEVIDLEIKKGTLNDVFLEITGKEIREETSE; this is translated from the coding sequence ATGAACCCAATGATTGAAGTTAAAAACTACACTAAAAAATATGGAGAGTTTACTGCAGTTGACAATGTTTCTTTCAATGTAAAAGAAGGAAGTATCTTCGCCTTTCTTGGACCAAATGGAGCTGGGAAAAGCACAACAATCAATACCTTAGTGACGATGATGGAAAAAACATCTGGTACATTGACGATTGATGGAAAAGACGTTTCAACTGAAAAAGATGAAGTGCGAAAAGCGATAGGGGTAGTTTTTCAGTCCCCAACATTAGATGAAAAAATGACAATCACCGAGAACTTGAATATGCATTGCGTTTTTTATGACATTCCTAAAAAAGAAGTCAAAGAGCGCATCCATTTTGTATTGGATTTGGTTGATTTGCTTGAATGGAAAGATAAAATTGCAGCGACTCTATCTGGTGGAATGAAAAGACGAGTGGAGATTGCTCGTGCACTTTTACATTATCCAAAAGTTTTATTCTTAGATGAACCAACATCTGGTTTAGATCCTCAAACAAGAAATAAAATGTGGGAATACATCACAAGACTTCAAAAAGAAAAAAATATTACAATTTTTTTAACGACACATTATATGGACGAAGCAGAAATTTGCGATCATGTTGCAATCATGGATAATGGGAAAATTATGGTAGATGATACACCGGCAAACTTGAAACGTCGTTACACAAAAGATAAAGCGATTGTACAAGTGAAAAATTCAGATTCTTTTGAGAAAGAATTAGCAAAAGAAAAATTCACGTATAAAAAAGAAAAAGAATTTTTTTATGTAGATGTTGATATAGATGACATACAACAGTTTTTAGATGTTATACAAGAATTTAAAAATGAAGTAATAGATTTAGAAATCAAAAAAGGAACATTAAA
- the topB gene encoding type IA DNA topoisomerase: MGLTLILAEKPSQAQAYAESFGNFSKKDGYIILNPSNDIITWGFGHLIELASPEDYKEEWKKWSMKELPILPEAFKFKVGQGKAKQFNVVKKLLKEADRIVIATDSDREGEHIARSIINQAQVGNKEIKRLWINSLEPDEIQKGFSNLRDGKEFYSTYIEAQTRQISDWLVGINLSRMYTLSLQKKGINEGVFSVGRVQTPTLYLIHTRQKEIDNFIPEPFFEMQALVKTENGMFKAKYNKKFPTKKELLNLIKKHQLLASNPAVISNVEMKHVSQLSPLLFSLSDLQSFINKKYKVSPSDTLKHVQSLYEAKLLSYPRSDCRHITDSEFHYLVERMEGYQGLLNYTIKQPNTSKRKRYVDGSKVQEHYALIPTKKIPTQKDLDKLLSIQKDIYFTVLKRTLAMFETNFKYDETIITVDIKGLPFTSKGRTIIEKGWRNLEYSASKNSDKKESSELPLVQKNEAVEADLSTSEGFTSPPKAYTEGTLITAMKTCGKELENEEEKEILKATEGIGTEATRANVLETLKKQKYIDIQKNNVTVTQKGTILCQAVENTLLSSPEMTAKWETYLKKIKNEEGTQQAFLANIQKFIHHTLVSSTEVIEKNDWSTHVSSNYNTKQMIVKCPACGQSIINKGKLYGCSGYSNGCTFTLPKRYVGKTLSEAMIKNLIHTKETQVLKGFKSKEGKPFSAALMLTEDYKLLFKPYEKVTK; encoded by the coding sequence ATGGGACTTACATTGATCCTTGCAGAGAAACCGTCTCAAGCGCAAGCGTATGCTGAATCTTTTGGGAACTTTTCAAAAAAAGATGGATACATTATTTTAAATCCGTCCAATGATATCATTACTTGGGGTTTTGGACACTTGATTGAATTGGCTTCTCCAGAAGACTACAAAGAGGAATGGAAAAAATGGAGTATGAAAGAATTGCCGATTCTTCCAGAGGCCTTTAAATTCAAAGTAGGACAAGGAAAAGCCAAACAATTTAATGTGGTGAAAAAATTACTCAAAGAAGCTGACCGAATTGTGATCGCCACTGATAGCGATCGAGAAGGAGAACATATTGCTCGTTCGATTATTAACCAAGCACAAGTTGGCAACAAAGAAATCAAACGCCTATGGATCAATTCACTTGAACCAGATGAAATACAAAAAGGATTTTCCAACTTAAGAGATGGAAAAGAGTTCTACTCTACTTATATTGAAGCCCAAACAAGACAAATAAGTGACTGGTTAGTGGGTATCAATTTATCCCGCATGTACACACTTTCTTTGCAGAAAAAAGGCATTAATGAAGGGGTGTTTAGTGTAGGACGTGTCCAAACACCAACCCTTTATCTCATTCATACGCGGCAAAAAGAAATTGACAATTTTATTCCAGAACCATTTTTTGAAATGCAGGCACTGGTAAAAACTGAAAATGGCATGTTTAAAGCTAAATACAATAAAAAATTTCCGACAAAAAAAGAATTACTAAATTTAATAAAAAAACATCAACTTCTGGCCAGCAATCCAGCAGTGATTTCTAATGTTGAAATGAAACACGTATCACAACTTTCACCGTTACTCTTTTCTTTAAGTGACTTGCAGAGTTTCATAAATAAGAAGTACAAAGTAAGTCCATCAGATACATTGAAACACGTCCAGTCCCTTTATGAAGCAAAACTATTAAGTTATCCGCGAAGTGACTGCCGTCATATTACCGATTCAGAGTTTCATTACTTGGTAGAAAGAATGGAAGGTTACCAAGGTCTATTGAACTATACCATTAAACAGCCGAATACAAGTAAACGAAAACGCTATGTAGACGGTTCAAAAGTTCAAGAGCATTATGCACTTATTCCAACTAAAAAGATACCGACACAAAAAGATTTAGATAAGTTGCTGTCGATTCAAAAAGACATCTATTTTACCGTTTTAAAGCGTACACTGGCGATGTTTGAAACAAACTTTAAGTATGATGAAACAATAATCACAGTGGATATTAAAGGACTTCCGTTTACTAGTAAAGGAAGAACGATTATAGAAAAAGGCTGGCGAAACTTAGAATATTCAGCTAGCAAAAATTCAGATAAAAAAGAAAGCTCAGAGCTACCTTTAGTACAAAAAAATGAAGCGGTTGAAGCAGATTTGTCTACTTCAGAAGGTTTTACTTCGCCGCCAAAAGCTTACACAGAAGGTACCTTAATCACAGCAATGAAGACATGCGGCAAAGAATTGGAAAATGAGGAAGAAAAAGAAATTCTAAAAGCAACAGAAGGAATTGGAACAGAAGCGACTAGAGCCAATGTTCTTGAAACACTCAAAAAGCAAAAATATATAGATATACAAAAAAATAATGTAACTGTTACCCAAAAAGGCACGATACTCTGTCAAGCAGTAGAAAACACTTTATTAAGCAGTCCTGAGATGACAGCCAAGTGGGAGACTTATTTAAAAAAAATAAAAAATGAGGAAGGCACTCAGCAAGCCTTCTTAGCCAATATCCAAAAGTTTATTCACCATACGTTAGTTTCAAGCACAGAAGTGATTGAAAAAAACGATTGGTCTACTCATGTAAGTAGCAACTATAATACTAAACAGATGATTGTAAAATGTCCTGCATGTGGACAGTCAATAATAAATAAAGGTAAATTGTATGGCTGCAGCGGCTACAGTAATGGATGTACCTTTACACTGCCAAAACGTTATGTAGGAAAAACCCTATCTGAAGCTATGATCAAAAATTTGATCCATACGAAAGAAACGCAAGTATTAAAAGGCTTTAAGAGCAAAGAGGGAAAACCATTTTCAGCGGCCCTGATGTTGACTGAGGATTATAAGTTACTGTTTAAACCTTACGAAAAAGTAACGAAATAA
- a CDS encoding helix-turn-helix domain-containing protein produces the protein MAKYHADLKLKIVKEYQNGTLTYDLLAKKYGMPSSSPIKQWVNLYTHYGKEGLIRKKTKEVYSVHFKLDVLQFMKRTGASYQETANSFGIREFSIIANWNRAFNKKGIEGLKFQPKGRPPMSKHPKKKIESEETMSKEQELKHENELLRLENAYLKKLKAYEENPDAYLEKHKRRWHSSSKKKDTN, from the coding sequence ATGGCTAAATATCATGCTGATTTAAAATTAAAAATTGTAAAGGAGTATCAAAATGGAACGTTGACATATGATCTATTGGCAAAAAAATATGGTATGCCAAGTTCATCACCTATAAAACAATGGGTCAATCTTTATACTCATTATGGAAAAGAAGGGCTAATCCGAAAAAAAACAAAAGAAGTCTATTCTGTTCATTTCAAACTAGATGTATTACAATTTATGAAACGAACAGGTGCTTCTTATCAAGAAACGGCTAATTCCTTCGGAATCAGAGAATTCTCTATCATTGCGAACTGGAATCGTGCATTTAATAAAAAAGGTATAGAAGGCCTGAAATTTCAACCAAAGGGGCGACCTCCTATGTCTAAACATCCAAAGAAAAAAATAGAAAGTGAAGAAACTATGTCTAAAGAGCAAGAACTTAAGCATGAGAATGAGCTTCTACGCTTAGAGAATGCTTACTTAAAAAAGTTAAAAGCTTACGAGGAGAATCCGGATGCCTACCTCGAAAAGCACAAGCGGCGTTGGCATTCGAGCTCAAAGAAGAAGGATACAAATTAA